From a region of the Verrucomicrobiota bacterium genome:
- a CDS encoding outer membrane lipoprotein carrier protein LolA — protein sequence MRRKFISAFIASAFLAGSAAAVAAPMSSGEIQDLLNRLETMHESNSSLQADFREERHMSMLKEPVVSQGKIWFTIPDKIRRDIGGNTPSTTVINGRKMVIFYPKFKEEEVYDLEKRPMLKDSLQALTAGLNFRQVSTYYNVEGSKEGNDYQIVLTPKSGAIRKVVKSVTLTLDRNLNPQHVVFVSSRGERVEVSYSDVRREPVPESMYQFNAPPGTNVTTPLGS from the coding sequence ATGAGACGTAAATTCATATCCGCGTTCATTGCATCCGCCTTTCTGGCCGGCAGCGCTGCCGCCGTGGCGGCGCCCATGTCCTCCGGCGAAATCCAGGACCTCCTCAACCGGCTCGAGACGATGCACGAATCGAACAGTTCGTTGCAGGCCGACTTTCGCGAGGAACGCCACATGTCCATGCTGAAAGAGCCCGTGGTCAGCCAGGGCAAAATCTGGTTCACGATCCCGGACAAGATTCGCCGGGACATCGGCGGTAACACCCCGAGCACCACCGTCATCAACGGGCGGAAGATGGTCATCTTTTACCCCAAGTTTAAGGAAGAAGAAGTCTACGACCTTGAGAAGCGGCCCATGCTCAAGGATTCCCTTCAGGCGTTGACCGCCGGGTTAAACTTCCGGCAGGTCTCGACCTACTACAACGTCGAGGGTTCGAAGGAAGGTAACGACTACCAGATCGTCCTGACGCCCAAGTCCGGAGCCATCCGCAAGGTCGTCAAGTCCGTGACTCTGACCTTGGACCGGAACCTGAACCCGCAGCACGTGGTTTTTGTGAGCTCACGGGGCGAGCGGGTTGAGGTGAGCTACAGTGACGTCCGGCGCGAGCCGGTGCCGGAATCGATGTACCAGTTCAACGCGCCGCCGGGGACCAACGTCACCACGCCCCTTGGCAGTTGA
- a CDS encoding lysophospholipid acyltransferase family protein — protein sequence MHPIAPQADLPVEVNESALPRNAWYSPIWFEVASRLIRSMPRVVTRSFSTGAGRLGYAFCHSRRQAVLQNLEPLIPDPIKRDLVCRNCFRNFVRMLHDFCDCAAGGTPRVNALMTERRGFEALAAARARGCGTLLITGHLGAWELGGMLLAGDGFPVNVVTLEEPTEQLNRWRQQFRKKFGIKTITVGSDKFAFLEIIQALKKNELVAMLVDRPYLRSGVPVRFFGRETMFSAAAATIWQHTGASIVPAFVLALSPGRYGCYAYPAVEMRAQNTLQENTQEIAAAFEDIFRQFPEQWFNFVPVWQFQA from the coding sequence ATGCACCCGATTGCACCCCAGGCAGACCTCCCGGTTGAAGTTAACGAGTCGGCGTTGCCGCGTAACGCCTGGTACTCGCCGATCTGGTTTGAGGTGGCAAGCCGGCTCATCCGGAGTATGCCGCGGGTCGTGACCCGTTCATTTTCCACCGGCGCCGGCCGCTTGGGGTACGCCTTCTGCCATTCCCGGCGCCAGGCTGTCCTGCAGAACCTTGAACCCCTCATCCCGGACCCGATAAAGCGCGACCTTGTCTGCCGGAACTGCTTCCGGAACTTCGTGCGGATGCTCCATGACTTCTGCGATTGTGCGGCCGGCGGAACGCCGCGGGTTAACGCCTTGATGACCGAACGCCGCGGGTTCGAAGCCCTGGCTGCGGCCCGTGCCCGCGGCTGCGGCACGCTTTTGATCACCGGACACCTGGGCGCATGGGAACTCGGCGGCATGCTCCTGGCCGGCGACGGATTCCCGGTCAACGTTGTGACCTTGGAAGAGCCCACGGAACAATTGAACCGCTGGCGCCAGCAATTCCGAAAAAAGTTCGGGATCAAGACCATCACGGTCGGATCGGACAAGTTTGCCTTTCTGGAGATCATCCAGGCGCTGAAGAAAAATGAACTTGTGGCCATGCTGGTTGATCGTCCGTACCTCCGGAGCGGGGTCCCGGTCCGCTTTTTCGGGCGGGAAACGATGTTTTCAGCGGCGGCGGCGACCATCTGGCAGCACACGGGCGCTTCCATCGTTCCGGCCTTCGTCCTGGCGCTCTCCCCGGGGCGGTACGGTTGTTACGCCTATCCGGCCGTCGAAATGAGGGCGCAAAACACCCTCCAGGAAAATACCCAGGAAATTGCCGCCGCTTTCGAGGACATCTTCCGGCAGTTCCCGGAACAATGGTTCAACTTCGTGCCCGTCTGGCAATTCCAGGCGTAG